From Candidatus Bathyarchaeota archaeon, one genomic window encodes:
- a CDS encoding ABC transporter permease: protein MGFWAELEKIYYFMKRDIISFSTYKTNIAILVATALFGALSFAYLGSNASMQAVLQLYNMDLTTYLLIGLAFNSYLSQSLTLVQKTINPWALEEVLVSPTSLRTFIVGSSLWGFIWSTAVVVVYLAIGVFVFGISLNINVLGTLIVLALGIGSFIGFSMIGAGILILTKQGDPVTALITIATTLFGNVLFPPQVMPAALQAISYLLPQYYFFTSIRLMLTGWTISMILPYLLVLALMCVVISPLGYGVYAWCLKTARKNGTLSWF from the coding sequence GTGGGGTTTTGGGCTGAGCTGGAAAAAATCTATTACTTCATGAAACGCGACATCATCAGCTTCAGCACCTACAAAACCAACATCGCCATCCTCGTCGCCACCGCACTCTTCGGCGCATTATCTTTCGCGTATTTGGGCTCTAATGCTTCGATGCAGGCAGTGCTGCAACTCTACAACATGGACCTAACCACTTATCTGCTCATCGGTTTAGCGTTTAACAGTTACCTCAGCCAAAGCCTCACGCTCGTCCAGAAAACCATCAACCCATGGGCGCTTGAAGAAGTGTTGGTTTCCCCGACCAGTTTGCGCACGTTTATCGTGGGGAGTTCGCTTTGGGGGTTCATCTGGAGCACAGCGGTCGTGGTGGTTTACCTTGCCATCGGCGTATTCGTTTTCGGCATCTCACTTAACATTAACGTGTTGGGGACGCTGATTGTTTTGGCGCTGGGTATCGGATCCTTCATTGGCTTTAGCATGATAGGCGCAGGCATCCTCATCTTAACCAAACAAGGCGACCCCGTAACTGCACTCATAACCATAGCCACCACGCTCTTTGGCAACGTCCTCTTCCCCCCGCAAGTCATGCCCGCCGCGCTCCAAGCCATCTCATACCTGCTACCGCAATACTACTTCTTCACTTCGATTCGGCTGATGCTGACGGGTTGGACGATATCTATGATATTGCCGTATCTGCTGGTTCTGGCTTTGATGTGCGTAGTTATCTCGCCGCTTGGGTACGGAGTGTATGCTTGGTGTCTAAAAACAGCGCGCAAAAACGGGACACTATCATGGTTTTAG
- the mch gene encoding methenyltetrahydromethanopterin cyclohydrolase codes for MVKALSVNQTAWQKAQQFLNNPEYYGVEISKSTAGATIIDAGVKATGGFAAGKLFTELCLGGAGTVELGYKTYGDLDFPSVTITSDYPAVAMLGSQFAGWRIKDGDNIAIGSGPARAIALKPKEIYEEIHYTDQSDKAVITLESNVLPSDALIEKVLKNCPNVPAQNLIVVVAPTASVAGLTQVTGRVVEVGIHKLHTLGLDPKVIRYAMGYAPIPPVGPDFEVAMARTNDVILYGGTVYLTVDYDDEAKLQQLVKDAPSINSKDYGNPFLDIFLNAGKDFYKIDPGLFAPAVLMINNAKTGRTFKAGQINPKVLAQALGF; via the coding sequence ATGGTTAAAGCATTAAGCGTAAACCAAACAGCATGGCAAAAAGCCCAACAATTCCTCAATAACCCCGAATATTACGGAGTGGAGATTTCAAAATCAACCGCAGGCGCCACCATAATTGACGCAGGCGTCAAAGCCACTGGTGGTTTTGCAGCGGGGAAACTTTTCACTGAACTCTGTTTAGGCGGTGCAGGCACAGTCGAGTTAGGCTACAAAACCTACGGCGACCTAGATTTTCCCTCAGTTACCATAACCTCAGATTACCCCGCAGTTGCCATGTTGGGCAGTCAGTTTGCTGGTTGGCGAATCAAAGACGGCGACAACATCGCCATCGGTTCTGGACCCGCCCGCGCAATCGCACTTAAACCAAAAGAAATCTATGAAGAAATCCACTACACTGACCAAAGCGACAAAGCCGTCATCACCTTGGAAAGCAACGTGCTTCCATCTGACGCATTAATCGAGAAAGTTCTCAAAAACTGCCCCAATGTGCCCGCGCAAAACCTAATAGTCGTCGTTGCCCCAACGGCAAGCGTTGCAGGTCTCACGCAGGTCACAGGGCGCGTTGTCGAGGTAGGCATTCACAAACTCCACACGTTGGGATTAGACCCCAAAGTTATCCGCTATGCAATGGGGTATGCGCCGATTCCACCTGTTGGCCCTGACTTCGAAGTGGCTATGGCAAGAACCAACGACGTTATCCTCTACGGTGGAACAGTCTACTTAACAGTCGACTACGACGACGAAGCCAAACTGCAACAATTGGTTAAGGATGCGCCTTCGATTAACTCAAAAGACTACGGCAACCCCTTCCTAGACATCTTCCTCAATGCAGGTAAGGACTTCTACAAGATTGACCCCGGCTTATTTGCCCCCGCCGTTTTAATGATTAACAACGCTAAGACGGGCAGGACATTTAAGGCGGGACAAATAAACCCGAAAGTTTTAGCCCAAGCCTTGGGCTTCTAA
- a CDS encoding RibD family protein, which yields MLPKVVVYNSVSVDGAIKDFDVDIALHYKVASRIDAQAMLAGSDTAKSGIELFMKTVPEEQPSDCVKPTIKEDDYRPYWVIADSRAKLMGLLHVYRQSEYCKDVIILVSSTTPKAYLTYLKERNYDYILAGNDHVDYRSALEELNRRYGFETITTDTGGVLASVLLEQGLVREVHLLVAPQIVGKKAVGLFRSLNQPVKLRLIQTKKVKGHALLIYEVQH from the coding sequence ATGTTGCCAAAAGTGGTCGTGTATAATTCAGTTAGCGTTGATGGCGCAATTAAGGATTTCGACGTGGACATAGCGCTGCATTACAAAGTTGCAAGCAGAATAGACGCGCAGGCTATGCTTGCGGGTTCAGATACCGCAAAATCGGGCATAGAACTGTTTATGAAAACGGTTCCAGAGGAGCAGCCCAGTGACTGCGTGAAGCCAACAATAAAAGAAGACGATTATCGACCATACTGGGTTATTGCCGATAGCCGAGCTAAACTCATGGGGTTGCTGCATGTTTATAGACAATCAGAATACTGCAAAGACGTTATAATACTGGTTTCGAGCACCACCCCAAAAGCTTATTTAACGTATCTAAAGGAACGCAACTACGACTACATCCTTGCAGGAAACGACCACGTAGATTACAGATCAGCGCTGGAAGAACTCAACAGGCGCTACGGATTTGAGACGATAACGACGGATACAGGCGGAGTTTTAGCAAGTGTACTCTTAGAACAAGGCTTAGTGAGGGAGGTACACCTGCTTGTTGCCCCTCAAATTGTGGGCAAAAAAGCAGTAGGTCTCTTTCGAAGCTTAAACCAGCCTGTAAAACTACGGCTTATACAAACTAAAAAAGTGAAAGGGCATGCCTTGCTGATCTACGAAGTCCAACATTAG
- a CDS encoding DUF1512 domain-containing protein, whose product MSFIPGNDSPILQLLSLGMYVFFIIFIFYGQRIQMYVMVREVENSLHKLRVIKDEGRKITIEAIKEIGKPTTDPSPRVDRYLEYFTIGPQSMDPAGIVYKLDHILDTRDERLKEDVRIMAPEAANNDVQINNLENTLEAAMALNYIYKVVRHYYIQGKKTLSLYVIMQLQMILPLVMKEAEAYASALKAFAWGQPIGDSVGPLIASKLMHGYEVRKVPKDCVVASVPFEGRNALVLKAEGPGGNVGKPGDAIEHVIEEQQGKIACLIMIDAGLKLEGETVGEVSEGIGAAIGGPGVDQFKIEEKLTKYKIRNYAVIIKEDVGDAVSPMRKEINDAVDKVIERVRDVVKERTKEGDTVLIVGVGNSIGVGQ is encoded by the coding sequence GTGAGCTTTATCCCCGGCAACGATTCCCCAATCTTACAATTACTCAGCTTAGGCATGTATGTGTTCTTTATAATCTTCATATTCTACGGTCAACGCATCCAGATGTATGTGATGGTGCGCGAAGTTGAAAACAGCCTTCATAAACTTAGGGTCATAAAAGATGAAGGTAGAAAAATCACCATCGAAGCCATTAAAGAAATAGGCAAACCAACCACTGACCCCTCCCCACGCGTTGACCGCTACCTAGAATACTTCACTATCGGGCCCCAGAGCATGGATCCCGCAGGTATAGTGTACAAGCTAGACCACATCTTAGACACGCGAGACGAGCGATTAAAAGAAGACGTCAGAATCATGGCGCCCGAAGCAGCAAACAACGACGTCCAAATCAACAACTTAGAAAACACCTTAGAAGCAGCCATGGCGCTCAACTACATCTACAAAGTAGTACGCCACTATTACATCCAAGGCAAAAAAACACTCAGCCTATACGTAATCATGCAACTCCAGATGATCTTGCCACTGGTTATGAAGGAAGCCGAAGCATACGCCTCAGCACTCAAAGCGTTCGCATGGGGTCAACCCATCGGCGACAGTGTCGGTCCATTGATTGCCTCCAAGTTGATGCATGGCTACGAAGTCCGCAAAGTCCCCAAAGACTGCGTCGTAGCTTCAGTTCCATTCGAAGGACGCAACGCATTAGTCTTAAAAGCTGAAGGTCCAGGCGGAAACGTCGGTAAACCAGGCGACGCAATCGAGCACGTCATCGAAGAGCAGCAAGGCAAAATTGCCTGCTTAATCATGATTGACGCAGGCTTAAAGCTGGAAGGCGAAACAGTCGGCGAAGTCTCAGAAGGCATCGGCGCAGCCATCGGCGGACCCGGTGTAGACCAATTCAAGATCGAAGAGAAACTTACCAAATACAAAATACGCAACTACGCCGTCATAATCAAAGAAGACGTGGGCGACGCAGTTTCACCCATGCGCAAAGAAATCAACGACGCCGTAGACAAAGTTATCGAACGCGTCCGAGACGTAGTTAAGGAACGCACCAAAGAAGGCGACACTGTCCTGATTGTCGGTGTCGGCAACAGCATCGGAGTAGGTCAATAA
- a CDS encoding ABC transporter ATP-binding protein has protein sequence MQNENAIQAINLTKTFRIKSPQSSGHFGRRKTMSVNAVDNLNLTIKRGQLFGLLGPNGAGKTTLVKMLCTLLPPDSGTATVNGYDIVKQPMQVKRSLGTLFSVGERGFFWRLNGYRNLEFFAAIYNVPRAKRQERIMEVLKLVGLEGSAFDIYQRYSGGMKRKLALARTLLADPPILLLDEPTVGLDVISSRNIREFVRNTVKETGKTILYTTHYIEEAAHICDQIGILRRGRLIACDTPNAIRAMIKQNELVYIVVEEITPDQIERMRLLPAVTSLTENDEYALGNQKGFCLELRSVDQFPAIFDFLFKEKIKLVNFRREEPTLEDAFIELTGRP, from the coding sequence TTGCAGAATGAAAATGCCATCCAAGCAATCAACCTGACAAAAACGTTCAGAATTAAGTCACCCCAAAGTAGCGGTCACTTTGGGCGAAGGAAAACAATGTCAGTAAACGCCGTAGACAACCTTAACCTGACCATAAAGAGGGGGCAACTCTTCGGTTTGCTGGGACCCAACGGCGCAGGCAAAACCACCCTCGTCAAAATGCTATGCACCTTGCTCCCGCCTGACAGCGGCACCGCCACAGTCAACGGCTACGACATAGTCAAGCAGCCCATGCAAGTCAAACGCTCGCTGGGCACCCTTTTTAGTGTGGGCGAAAGGGGATTTTTTTGGCGGCTAAACGGGTACCGCAACTTGGAGTTCTTTGCAGCCATCTACAACGTACCACGCGCCAAACGCCAGGAACGCATCATGGAGGTGCTGAAGTTGGTTGGTTTGGAGGGCAGCGCTTTTGACATCTACCAACGGTATTCGGGCGGCATGAAACGCAAACTCGCTTTAGCCCGAACGTTGTTGGCTGACCCGCCGATATTGCTGCTGGATGAGCCAACCGTGGGCTTAGACGTGATTTCTTCTCGCAACATCCGCGAGTTTGTACGCAACACAGTAAAAGAAACAGGCAAAACAATACTCTACACAACCCACTACATCGAAGAAGCAGCCCACATCTGCGACCAAATCGGCATCCTTCGCCGAGGCCGCCTCATCGCCTGCGACACCCCAAACGCAATCCGCGCCATGATCAAACAAAATGAACTTGTCTACATAGTTGTGGAAGAAATCACCCCCGACCAAATCGAACGAATGCGCCTACTGCCAGCAGTGACAAGCTTAACCGAAAATGACGAGTACGCCCTGGGTAACCAGAAGGGGTTCTGTCTTGAACTGAGAAGCGTTGACCAATTCCCCGCAATCTTTGACTTTCTGTTTAAAGAAAAAATTAAGCTGGTGAACTTTCGCCGCGAAGAACCCACCTTGGAAGATGCGTTTATTGAGTTGACTGGGAGGCCATAG
- a CDS encoding type II toxin-antitoxin system VapC family toxin, with protein MIFIDTSAWYAMEVEDDLNHKAAKDFLTKIASGKYGMAITTDYIIDETLTLLRTRRNLESALSFITKVTKSKSIRVFWVNEDHFQKALEVFKKSNSKTWSFTDCTSFALMRELNVKEAFSFDAHFNQAGFNMLPKE; from the coding sequence GTGATATTCATCGACACCAGTGCTTGGTATGCGATGGAAGTAGAAGACGACCTAAACCATAAAGCAGCTAAGGATTTTCTTACGAAAATTGCGTCAGGAAAATATGGCATGGCAATAACAACCGATTACATAATCGACGAAACACTCACTTTGTTACGAACAAGAAGAAACTTAGAGTCTGCGCTTTCTTTCATTACCAAAGTGACAAAGAGCAAAAGCATCAGAGTATTTTGGGTAAATGAAGACCACTTTCAGAAAGCACTCGAAGTATTCAAAAAATCTAACAGCAAAACCTGGAGCTTTACAGATTGTACAAGCTTCGCTCTAATGAGAGAACTAAACGTTAAAGAAGCATTTAGTTTCGACGCCCACTTTAATCAAGCAGGTTTCAATATGCTTCCAAAAGAATAA
- the map gene encoding type II methionyl aminopeptidase — protein MPYDKEELEKFHLSGKILRETREEMRSYIKENMPIIEVCEKAEGLIRSKGGKPAFPVNVSINEVAAHYTATPNDKSTIPVGSTVKVDIGVHVDGYVTDTAFTAAFSSEGRAMTTTAELALKAVIKNIRGNMQLGDIGALVEKTIKNRGFKPISNLTGHSVGRYLIHAGTSIPSISGFNPHRVETGGVYAVEPFVTYPDAIARVDDTAEKTIYRFLKTKSLKTDSAKKLAKYIETNFRTLPFAERWLIDVLPAEKHSAAFKELLTSKTIMAYPVFVEASRKPVAQAEHTLLIKEDGCEVLT, from the coding sequence ATGCCCTACGACAAAGAAGAACTCGAAAAGTTTCATCTATCAGGCAAGATTCTAAGAGAAACCCGCGAAGAAATGCGCAGCTACATAAAAGAGAACATGCCCATAATCGAAGTATGTGAAAAAGCAGAAGGCCTCATCCGCAGCAAAGGCGGTAAACCCGCGTTTCCAGTAAACGTAAGCATAAACGAAGTCGCCGCACACTACACAGCAACGCCAAACGACAAATCTACAATTCCTGTCGGGTCAACGGTTAAAGTGGATATAGGTGTACATGTAGACGGCTACGTCACCGACACCGCGTTTACCGCTGCGTTTAGCTCTGAAGGCCGCGCAATGACCACCACCGCTGAACTTGCCCTCAAGGCGGTCATAAAAAACATCCGCGGCAACATGCAGTTGGGCGACATCGGCGCATTGGTGGAAAAAACCATAAAGAACCGCGGGTTTAAACCGATAAGCAACCTCACTGGGCACAGCGTCGGCAGATACCTCATCCATGCAGGCACCTCGATTCCAAGCATCTCAGGCTTTAACCCCCACAGGGTAGAAACTGGCGGAGTCTACGCAGTTGAACCCTTCGTCACCTACCCCGATGCCATAGCCCGCGTAGATGATACCGCGGAAAAAACGATTTATCGGTTCCTGAAAACAAAGTCGCTTAAAACTGACTCTGCAAAAAAGTTAGCTAAATACATAGAAACCAACTTTCGCACGTTGCCCTTCGCGGAACGCTGGCTCATCGACGTATTACCCGCCGAAAAACATTCGGCTGCATTCAAAGAGCTTTTGACGTCAAAAACAATCATGGCGTACCCAGTTTTTGTTGAAGCAAGCAGAAAACCGGTAGCTCAAGCCGAGCATACGTTGTTAATAAAAGAAGATGGATGTGAAGTTTTAACCTAG